The DNA segment ACTGGTTGCATCGTCTGAGCTCGATGAGCTCGTGGCCTTTTCAAATAAAGTCGTGGTATTACGCGACAGATATGCAGTACGTGAACTTTCAGGAGCGGAATTAACCTCGCAACACGTAATGCAAGCGATTGCGGAGGGATAAATGAAAAGCTCAGCCGAAACCCTATCATCCACACGCATGTCCGCCGAGTTGATATCCCCCCAGATGAACGAATCTGAGGCGCACTCATCTGAGCGGCAACCGCGGATGCAGGAAAGCCACAAGACCATGGTTCAAGAAAAAAACGCCCGTTACCAAGCGGGTAAGTCGACCTCCATAGGTCGATACCTCTGGCCACTATTGGCCTTAAGTATTCTGTTACTGGCCAATCTGTTTATTGACAGCAATTTCTTCAATATCAGCTATCAAGACGACAGGCTCTATGGCTCCTTGATTGATATCCTAAATCGCAGTGCACCCGTGGCGCTGCTCTCCATTGGTATGAGTCTCGTGATTGCCACTGGCGGAATTGACCTGTCGGTTGGTGCTGTGATGGCGATTGCGGGCGCGGTTTGCGCGAATCTACTGTTAGTGCCGGATATCAGCTTAGTCACCGTTATCGCAGCAGGCCTTATCGTCGGGCTCTTAGCCGGCTGTATTAATGGCGGTCTGGTGAGCTTCTTAGGTATTCAACCAATTGTCGCGACCTTGCTGCTCATGGTGGCAGGGCGCGGTGTCGCTCAGCTTATCAACCAAGGACAAATTATCACCTTTCAGCACCCAGGCTTTGCCGCCATTGGGGTGGGTCAGTTTTTAGGCCTGCCGATGCCAGTGTGGATTGTGATTGGGATGCTAACCTTCAGCCAATTACTGCTGCGTAAAACCGCTTTAGGGCTTTTTATCGAAGCGGTTGGCTGTAATGCCAAGGCGAGTCGTTACCTTGGGATCAACGATAAATCCATCAAACTGTTCGCCTATGGCATTGCGGGTTTGTGCGCGGCGTTGGCTGGCATGATCAGCACCGCCGATATCCAAGGTTCAGATGCGAATAACGCTGGGCTTTGGCTTGAGCTGGATGCCGTGCTCGCAGTAGTCATTGGCGGCGCTGCGCTCACGGGCGGGCGTTTCTCGTTAATTCTGTCGGTCGTCGGCGCGCTGATCATCCAGACCTTAGCGACCACGATTATTGTCAGTGGTTTACCCGCTAAGTTTAACTTGCTGATCAAGGCCATCGTTATCCTGACCGTGCTGCTGTTGCAATCGGCTAAATTTAGGCGCCAATTGTCGGCGCTGTTCACATCCAAGCGCCAAACGGATGCCAAACCAGCAGAAAAGGGCACAAGTGCAAAAGCCAGTACAGCAACAGGAGAAAAACTATGATAGCAAGACGTTTTATCCCGCTGTGGATCACCGCCTCATTGCTGCTGACCATGTTTCTGGTTGGCACCTTTCAGTTTGACGGTTTTGCCAGTGGCCGAGTAGTCACCAACCTGTTGCGTGACAATGCATTCCTATTGATCACCGCATTAGGCATGACCTTAGTGATTATCTCTGGGGGGATAGATCTTTCGGTTGGCGCCGTCATCGCCTTAAGCGGGGTCGTCACCAGTTTATTGATCACCGAGTACCAGTGGCATCCATTGTTGGCCTTTGCGGTTATCTTACCCCTAGGCACTCTGTTTGGCGCACTCATGGGCACTATTATCCATGTGTATAAATTGCAGCCTTTTATCGTGACGCTTGCGGGCATGTTCCTAGCGCGGGGCTTAGCGACGACGCTCAGCGAAGAGTCGATTGCCATTGACCATCCATTTTACGATGCGGTGGCCGAAATGAGCATTGCACTACCAGGCAATGGCGCGCTCGATTTAAGCTCGCTGATCTTTATCCTGTTTTTTGTGATTATCGCCGTGGTTATGCATTACACCCGTTTTGGTACGAATGTGTATGCCATTGGTGGCAATCAACATTCCGCCGAACTAATGGGGATTTCCATCGCGAAAACCACCATCAGTATTTACGCCATCAGCAGCTTTCTGGCGACACTGGCGGGCATTGTCTTTACCTTTTACACCTTCTCTGGCTATGCACTTGGCGCCATTGGCGTCGAACTGGATGCCATTGCGGCCGTGGTCATTGGCGGCACCTTGTTAACTGGCGGCAGTGGTTTTGTGCTCGGCACTGTGCTTGGGGTGATTTTGATGGGGGTGATCCAAACCTATATCACCTTCGATGGTAGCTTAAGCAGTTGGTGGACCAAGATAGTCATTGGCCTGTTACTGTTCTTCTTCATCCTGTTACAGAAACTCTTAAATGGACGCAAAGCACAACATGGATAATCGTCAATCTAACGTATCTGTCTTTAGGCGCTTTCCTTTGGTCTCTGGCTTACTCGCCGCATTGGCGCTGCCATTAGCGCAAGCCGTGCCTGTGCTCGAAATTAGCCGCGCACAACCCCACAGCGCCCCAGCGCACACCCTCGATGCGAATTCGCCCTTTATTGAGAGAAGGGCGGATCCTTGGATTATTCGTGACGATGACGGCAGTTACTACTTTATTGCCTCAGTGCCAGAGTTTGACCGCATCGAACTTCGCCACGCGAAAACTATCGACGGTTTACGCCAAGCAACGCCCAAAACCCTATGGCACAAGCATGAAACCGGCCCCATGAGTATCGATATTTGGGCACCTGAGCTGCACAAAATCGATGGTCGCTGGTATATCTATTTTGCGGCCAGCAATAAGGATGTGCGTTTTCATAACCGCATGTTTGTCTTAGGACTCGAGGGCGACTCGCCGATGACGGGCCAATGGCAAGAACTTGGCAAGTTACAATCGGCGCAGGATGCTTTCTCCCTCGATGCGACCAGCTTTAGCCTCAAGGGCGAGCGTTATTTTATTTGGGCGCAGCAGGACAAAGCCAAGCGTTACAACACCGGCTTAGTGATTGCCAAAATGCTATCGCCAACTCAACTCTCTGATAACGAAACCATTATCAGCGAGCCCTTATTGGATTGGGAACGTTTAGGCTTTAAAGTCAACGAAGGCGCCGCTGTGTTGGTTAAAAACGGTAAAGTCTTTGTAACCTATTCTGCCAGCGCCACGGATGACCGTTATGCCATGGGGCTGTTATGGGCCGATGAAAATGCCGATTTACTCGATCCCAAGAGTTGGCATAAATCGGCAAGCCCAGTCTTTACCACTGAGCCGAGCTTGAATCGTTTTGGTCCTGGCCATAATAGTTTTGTGCTGGCAGAGGATGGTAAAACCGAGCTGATGTTTTACCATGCACGTAATTACCTTGAGCTGCAGGGGACACCATTGACCGACGGTAATAGACACACTTACTACCGTGCCATTCGCTGGTCGGCGGACGGTTTTCCCGTATTTGATAATCAGCAGAGCGATAGCCAAACCCTGCATCGGCAAGACACGCAAGCCCGCTAACAAGCGAAATGCGTTTAATAGACACGAAAAATAGCACACTTAAGTAATCGAAATAGACAGGTTTTCCATGATAAGAGCAACAAACAGCCCCCTAGTCGAGCAACGCGCCGATCCCTTTGTGTACCGACATAGCGACGGTTATTACTACTTTACGGGCTCTGTTCCGACCTACGATCGGATCGAACTGCGTAAATCCAAGACCTTAGATGGCTTGAAAGACGCCCAAACCTTCGACATCTGGTTTAAACACCCAAGCGGCCCGATGAGCCGCCACGTATGGGCGCCCGAGATCCATTATCTCGACGGCAAATGGTACATCTACTTTGCGGCCAGCGAAGAGGAAAATATTTGGGCCCTGCGCCCCTATGTGCTTGAGTGCCAAGGGCAAGATCCCTTGAATGATGAATGGATTGAACTTGGTATGATGCAGGCGGCCGATGGTGATAATAAGTCATTTATCGACTTTTCCTTAGATGCGACCATTTTCGAAAACAACGGTAAGCGTTACTTCTGCTGGGCGGAGAAAACCGGTGGACAATTTGCGGCATCCAACCTGTATCTTGCGGAAATGGCATCGCCCATCAAGTTAAAGACGGCGCAATTTATGCTCACCACCCCAGATTACGATTGGGAGCGCGTCGATTTTTGGGTTAACGAAGGGCCTGCAGTGCTAAAACACCAGGGTAAAATCTTCATTACTTTCTCGGCCAGTGCGACAGGTGCTTGTTATTGCATGGGTTATATGGAGGCCGATGAGCATGCTGATCTGCTCGATCGTAACTCTTGGAAGAAAACCCGCCAGCCAGTGCTGTGCACTGATGTCGACAAGCAAATCTTCGGCCCAGGCCATAACAGTTTCACCGTGGCAGAAGATGGCGTAACGCCCATCTGTGTTTACCATGCCCGTGATTATGAACATGCGGTGGGCGATCCTAGCGTGGTGCCAAAGACAGATACCCGTCCATTAGCGCAAATTATTAAAGATCCACTCTATGATCCCAATCGCCATGCGCGAACGTTAGCGGTGTCATTTGATGAGAGCGGGCGACCCTTGTTTAACCTCTACTAATTCATTTACCGCCACAAATGATTCTACAGAGGAAGGCCTAACGGCCGTCGCAGTGAAATATCGATCATCGCGGGGCATTCTTTAGCAGCCCCGCTTTTTTATGCCCGATTGAAGCGTTATTGCTTAGGTAAAGCGCTATTGTTTAGGCTCGCACGCACAACAAGCTATTCCGGTAGCTATTTCAATCACTTAACTGATTCAACCTTTGAGCCTAATGATGCTATATTGCCGCCCGAGCATTCACATGGAGAGCAGAAGTACTGCCAGCGTGTGAAAGTGAATGTCAGTGATGATGATTTTGCCAAGATCGAGGAGTAGGAATATGGCGATAAACAAGGAGAGGCTGAGTGCGAATATTGAAGCAAGAATGGAAGAGCTTGCTCAGGAACTCACTCTGGCGCTTGCGGAATATTACGATTGGTGGCTGTCAGAATATCCAGCGGAAACTGTTTACGGTTTTTGCCTATACAGCTCGCCCTTAGTGGAATATTTAGGTGTCACCCTTTTCACCGAGGAAGGCCTGACGGCCGTCGCACAGAAATATCAAAACGATAAAAGTTTTCGGCATAAATCCCTCACACAACTTAAGCAAACGCTGCGCTGGTCAGCCTGCGACTCTCCACATCACGATGAAAATGAAGATATTTTTGAGGCGATTAACGACAAACTGCAATTGCTGCACGAAGACGCTGAGGCGCTCGAATCCGAAGCGGCATTCGATGCTTACCTTAAAGCCTTGTACGCCATATTAGTCAGGGCGCTCAATGAGGTTAAAGCCATGCGCGGGCTAAACCCGCAGGCAATATTGTTCACCGTCTGGTTTGGCGATCAAAGCGATGAAGATATCGAATATTTTGTTCGAAGTTGCAACGATGAAGATAAGGTCGCACAGTTTTATCAGCAATGGCGATAGATATTGCCTACAAAAATTTTCAACTCAATTGACTTATTTCGTCTATTACCAACAACATCCCACTCAATATTGACTGAAATGGTGACTGATATATTGACGGCTAGTGACTGTAATTTACGGCGAATCGCATAGGGCCACCAGCAAACATTAGGTAGTGCCAAGCGCAGAATCTATGGGTAAGTGGATAAAAACAAGGGAAAGCGTTTCACTTTCCCTTATCTGAATCAGTGTTTTAAGCCCGAGTAACTACATGCGCTCGGGATGCTCGCTTACTGAGTCGAGGTTGGCTCACTTTTTAGCAGCCGCACCTCATATAAACCGCCGGCAATCGAGCCCGGTTTTGCCACAAATTTCACCCTGAAGGGCACTGTGCTATCCAACAGCATGTCGGCGGGAATAGGGTAATCGACGCTGTAAAATATCGGCCCCTTATCGGCAGGCAGAGTGACCTCGGCAAGGCGTTTATCGTTAATCAAAATGTCGAAACGTCGCCCAGCATCCAAGCCAAAGTAAGTTAAGCGCAATATGGGTCGCGGTTCACCTTTAGCATCGAGTTGATAGCTAAACCAATCCTGGGCATGGCGCCAATGGCGATTACCATTAAGGCCCGCTTCACTCTTTGATGCCTTAAAGAAATGATCCGACTCAGGTTGCTGCTCACCTGGCTGCACACTATCTAAGGTTTGCGCCATCAGCTTGGCTTCCATTTGGGCTTTTTGAGCTAGCTTTTGCTGTTTCTGTTGCCATTCATCGGGCGCACTCTGGCCAAAATACAAGGTATAACGGCTGTCATGCAGGCGGAAGAAGGGGATCAGCGTGATGGGGCTCGCTTGATTTGTACGGGCTTTCCCCGTGGTAAATTGCAACTGACTCATGGGCTCACGGCGAATATCGGTTAAAAAGCGGGTGCCGTCGCTGATAAAAATCGGCGCCTGACTGGGTTCGCACATAGGGCCGCTGGCAATATGCCCCATGCGACTGGCATCGCCGATAAAGTTTAAGGCTTCGTTAGCAATAGGCGCCGTTTTTGTCGCTAACACAATTGGCCCATAAAGCACTGAGTAATAGGCGGTTTTATCTGGCAGCTGCTCAAGGCTAATGTCCATAGGTAAGGTGATGGTCACGCTATCGCCCTTGCGCCAGTGCCGCGTTAAGGGAATATATTGCCCTTGAGTCGGTTTAAACCTTTGCGGCTCGCCATTAATACTCACGGTCACGTCACCCTTAGCCCATGTGGGATAGCGCAGATTGAGGGTAAAGTCCGCCTCCTGATGGATAATCATCTGCGAAGTATTGTCATCGGGGAACTGAGTTTTTTGGCTAAGGCTGATGCCTTTGGCTTTCCAGTGGACCTCAGAATCAACAAACAGGTTCACAAACAGATTGTCGTCCTCCTCGGCATAGATGAGCTCGCCGTATTTAGCATGGTTTTCGATGCCTGAGCCGACACAACACCACATACTTTCCTGCGCCGAGGAATAGACGCGGTAATGGTCTGGGCGCATTGGCGTAAAATACACTAGGCCGCCAGTTTGCGGATGCTGGGACGAGAGGATATGGTTGTAGAGTGCACGCTCGTAGTAATCGATATAGCGTAAATCACGTTTGTTTTCATACAGTAATTTTGACAGCTTCAACATGTTGTAGGTATTGCAAGTCTCAGGCCCTTCTACCGAATCGAGCATACTGCTGAAGTCTTCACTGGGATGAAAATGCTCACGCACACTGTTGCCACCGATGGATACGGTGCGCTGGTGAACCACTTGCTGCCAAAAATAATCGGCGCTTTCTAACCATTCCTTGTTATGACTCAGCTCGGCAATACGTGCCACACCGACAATTTTAGGAATTTGTGTATTGGCATGTAGGCCCGTCAGTTTATCTTGATGCTGCAACAGCGGTTGTAACAGGCTCTGATCCGTATAGCGATTCGCAAGATTTAAGTATTTGTTTTGACCTGTAATGCTGTACACATCCGCTAAGGTTTCATTTAAGCCACCGTATTCGGTGCGCAGCATGAGCTGCAGCTGCTCATCACTTAGATTGCGACTTAAATCCAGCATCCAATCGGCAAAACCGACGAGCATTTTCTTCGCCGTGGGATTTTGAGTGTAAAGATAGGCATCCCGCAGGCCCGCGAATACCTTATGCACGTTATACCAAGGCACCCATGATTGGTTGAGCGTAAACAGATCCGCTTCGATATGGCCAGCGGCGACCTGCTGCCATAGTTTGTCTCCATGGGGGACACCACCCACATAACCATTGCCATGGGCCTGTTGGCACTTTTCCAACTCGGCCACCACGTAGTTGAGTCGCTCAAGCACCGCCTGATCGCCCGTGGCGGCATACATTAGGGCCAATGCCGATAGATAATGGCCACCGATATGGCCATCGAGGCCCGTATTTTCCCAATTGGGGTAGTTGTCGGCCGTAGTCGCAATTCCCGCTGCCTTACGGTAAGGGGCCAGTAGTCGCTCGGGATCCATCGACATAATGTAAGCCAAATCGGTCTGCTGGGCATGCAGAAACGGCCCGGCGGTTAGGCGCACATCGTTTAGCGGAATGGGGGTAAGGCTAGCAAAGCTTGGCTGGGATACGAATGGGCAAGTTAATGGCAATAACAGGCAAAGGCCAAACAATCGGGCAGTGTTCATCTTGGCTCCCTTTATTATGCGGATTGGAGTTTTACGTTTGGATTAACTCAGTTAAAGCGTGATAAAAAAGCCCCTGGGTAGGGGCTTATGGTGTTATCGCAGAAAGATTACGCCGACACTTGAGGCGCAGCAGTCTTAGGCGTTACTGTCTCTGCGGTTGCAGTGCTAGAGGCAAGAGCCTTAGACGTCAGGTTGGCATCTGTTTGGCTAACATGCGCCTGTTCGGGTAAGGCCTGCTTGATTTCTTCATAAACGCGATCAGAAATCTTGTATTTGAACATCAGTAAGCCCATCAGCGCGTGGAATGCGCCAGGGATCACCGTCAGCATTAACGAAATACCGGTCAACGCAAACTCGCTTTGGGTTTCACCGGGTTGATAGTTGAAGTATGTCAGCAGCATACCCACCACAAATCCTGCCGCGCCCATACCCGCTTTTTGGGCGAATGAGATCCCGCCAAAGGCAAGGCCAGAGACCCTGTGGCCCGTTTTGACTGTGCCATAATCCACCGACTCGGAAATCACCGACCAGAAGACCGGCGCATGTAAATCCACCACGAATGAAATCGCAAAGTAGAGTACGAAGGCCAGCACTATGTCGCCCGGCTGCACGGCAAAGAACATGATGGCGCTTAAGATCCCAACCACGATTTGGCTGTAGCGGAAGAGTTTTAGTTTGCAGTAACGCTTAGTGATCCAAGTTGAAGCGACCATCGCCAGAATGGCAGCGCCCACGCCGGTCGACAGGAATGCCGAGAGCATTTTGGCATCGCCGCCCAAGTAATAGGTGGCGTAGTAGGCTGCTACCGAGCCGCGGATCACATAGCCAATGGTGCCAATCACACAAATCGCGACTAACACTAACCATTGATCGTTTTTGAACAATAATCGCAGTTGCATGCCAACAGGCTTAGTTTCCACCTTGTAGGCCACGCGCTCTGTGGTAGTGAAAAAACAGAATAAAAACAGTAAGGTAGCCATCAGCGCCATCACGCCCATGGCTTTTTGATAGCCCGCGGCAATGTTCTCTCCGCCCCAGGCAGACGCCAACATAGGCACGATAATGGTCACTAAAAAGGCGGCAATCTTTGCGAAGAACAAACGATAACCGTTGGCGGATAACCGCTCTTTTGGATCGTCGGTGATCACGCTGATAATCGAAATATACGGAATAGTCACAGTGGTGAAGATGATAGTGACCAGAATATAGGTCGAGTAGGCCCAGATAAGTTTGGCATTGTAATCCCAATCCGGGGTTGAGAAGGTTAAGAACACCGAAATACCAAAGGGAATCGCCATAAACAGGAAGTAGGGGCGATATCTTCCCCAGCGGGTCGTCACTTTATCGTTAATAATGCCCATTAAAGGATCGGTAATGGCATCGATAAGACGAACCAGCAGGAACAATATCCCGACATCGGCGGGTTTTAACCCAAAAATATCGGTATAAAAGAAGGTAATAATTAACATCATTGACGAAATCACCACGTTAACGGCCATGTCCCCGGAGCCGTAACCGATCTTTTCAATGACTGACAATTTATGAGAACTCATCAGAAATCCTTATTATATTTATTATAAACAGTGAGTTATTGTGTTACTTTGCGATTTAACGCCTCCGCAATGTTAACACATTTTTCTCCTGTTAATTTTTTTGCATTTGATTGTTACTTCCTTGTCCTGATAGTATGATAACTTAATTCATCATACAATAGCATAATAACTATTTTGTTATATGGGATGGGGTTCATAAGGAGAATTGATGCCAGCTATGAGAGTCACACCGAAAACAGCCCTAAAACGTCACCTTAAAATGCTTAATTGTGCGCTGCTAGGCGTATTGGGCACCCTAGGCCAAGTGAGTGCCAAACAGGTGAGTATTCACGATCCTGTGATGGCAAAAGAGGCCGGACAGTATTACCTCTTCAGCACAGGTCCCGGTATTACCTATTATTCCTCAAAGGATAAAATCCATTGGGCATTGGCTGGGCGGGTATTTGAAACCGAGCCTAGCTGGGCGAAGGCGGTTGCACCAGAGTTTAACGGCCATTTGTGGGCGCCGGATATCATTGAGCATAACGGCTTGTTTTATCTGTATTACTCAGTATCGGCCTTTGGTAAAAACACCTCGGCCATTGGCGTGACAGTCAATAAAACCCTCGACAAAAACTCAAAGGACTATCAGTGGACAGATAAGGGGATCGTTATTCAATCTGTGCCAAATCGCGATGCATGGAACGCGATTGATCCCAATATTATTGTCGATGAACAGGGTACGCCTTGGATGAGTTTTGGTTCCTTCTGGCAAGGATTAAAACTGGTCAAGCTCAATCCAGACTTTATCTCCATCGCCAAACCAGAGGAGTGGCACACGCTAGCCAAGTTAGAACGCCCCGCACTGCTTGGTGAAACAGAGCCAGGTCCTGCTGAAATCGAAGCGCCTTTTATCTATAAAAAAGATGACTATTACTATCTTTTTGTCTCCTATGGCCTTTGCTGTCGTGGGGACGACAGCACTTACCACTTAGCCGTGGGCCGCGCCAAAACGGTGACCGGGCCTTACCTCGATAAAGCGGGCAAAGACATGGCGCAAGGCGGCGGTTCGGTTTTACTGCATGGCACAAAGGCTTGGCCGGGATTGGGCCATAACAGTGTTTATGCCTTCGATGGCAAAGATTACTTAGTCTTTCATGCCTACGAATCCGCCGATAATGGCTTACAAAAACTCAAGATGGCGGAACTCAGCTGGCGCCAAGGTTGGCCAGAGGTCGATCCTAAGGCGCTCAATCAATACCAGAGCGTATTAGTTACACCCGAAGGAACAAAACAATAATGACTCACACAATCAACAAACGAATGGCTACGCTTGCGCTGGCCATGGGACTTAGTGCGACCTGCTTGGGGGCAGGTAACCTACATGCCGCAGAGAGTGCGAAGGGCGCGGATGAAAACCGCATTACCGCAGCGACCTTTGCCAATCCGTTATTTCGAAATGGAGCCGATCCTTGGCTCGAATACCACAATGGTAACTATTATCTCACCACCACCACGTGGACCTCTGAGCTGGTGATGCGTAAATCGCCCACCATTGCAGGGCTTGCCGATGCGCCAGCCCACAATATTTGGAGTGGCACAGATAAATCCAACTGCTGTAACTTTTGGGCGTTCGAATTCCACCCTCTGCAAACTGCGCAGGGATTACGTTGGTATGTGATTTACACCTCGGGCGTGGCAGAAAACTTCGATGGCCAGCGTAACCATATCCTCGAGAGTGAAGGCAGTGACCCTATGGGGCCATACAAGTTTAAGGGCACGCCAATGCCCGACCACTGGAATATCGACGGCAGCTATTTGGAGTATAAAGGCCAGTTATATTTCCTCTGGTCCGAATGGCATGGCCAAGATCAAGTTAACTTGATTGCCAAGATGAGCAACCCTTGGACCGTCGAGGGCGAACATAAGGTGATCACAGCGCCCCTTCACGACTGGGAAAAATCAGGCTTAAACGTCAACGAAGGCCCTGAAATCATCCAGCATGAGGGCAGAACCTTCTTAGTTCACTCGGCAAGCTTTTGTAATACTGAGGATTATTCCTTAGCCGTGGTTGAACTCACCGGTGACGATCCTATGGATCCCGCTGCATGGACTAAGTACGACAAACCTTTCTTTAGCAAAGCCAATGGCGTCTATGGCCCTGGCCACCATGGTTTCTTCAAGTCTCCCGATGGGAAAGAAGATTGGCTCATTTACCATGGCAACTCCTCAGCCTCCGACGGCTGTAGCGGCACCCGTGCGGCACGTGCTCAACCCTTTACATGGGATAACAAAGGCTTGCCTAAATTTGGCGAACCGATGGCGGATAAAAAACAACTGCCTGTCCCAAGTGGCGAGTTTGGTCCGATAACCACCCAAGTGGAAGGCGTGAAATACCGCATCGTGAGCCGTGAGGTGGGTCAATGCCTAGTGACCAATGCCAAGGGGCAGGTCAGTGTCGGTAAGTGCGAAGATGACAGCAGCCAATGGGTAATTGACCCGAGTAACGATGGTCTATACCGCTTTGCTAATGTGGGTCAGGGAACCTTTTTAACCCAGGCTCAGTGCCAAGATGAGTCTTCAACGGCACTGAATACTGCGCCTTGGGTCGCCTCCCGTTGTCAGCGTTGGTCGGTGGATTCGACCCGTGAAGGCTGGTTCCGTTTCGCAAACGATCGCTCCACCGGCAATCTGCAGGTGAAAAACTGCAGTAAAAAGGCTGGCGCCGAGGTGATTGCCGGGGAAAACCGTGTCAGTGAATGCACCGATTGGCGGATTGAGCCAGTCTCAACATTTGCCATAGTCAACGCCCATAGCGGCCGAGTGGTCAGCGCCGAACAATGTCAGCTTAAACCTAATGCCAATGTGGCTCAGTTTGAATACACCGGCGATGCCTGTCAGCAGTGGCAAGCCATGCCGACAACCGATGGATTTTACCGTCTACAATCCATCCAACGTTCAAACAACAAGGCGCAACAATGCCTTGTGACCAACGAAGGTAATCTGGAGCTAGGGGTTTGTACTGCAATCGACAGCGAGTTCCGTAGCGAGTTGATGCCTAATGGCTCATTAAGGCTAGTGTCCCGTAAGGGCGGTTCGTCGATGAAAGTGGCCAATGGCTCCTATGCCAATGGCGATAACATAGTGGAAGACGTGTGGAAAAACACCATTTCACAACAGTTCTATTTTAGAGAGGTGAAATAATTCCTCCCTCTAAATAACTGAGCATCACCACGGCGGTGGCTAAACGCGTGCTTGTAATGTCGTTTAAGTTGAGGTCGCTTAACGGCATCTTGGTTGAGCCTTGTTTGCTCGGCACCAGAGCAGTAGTTGTGCTTGCAACTGCTGCTCTTTTTTATTCAGGCTCTTTTATCCCATGGTTTTTATCCTACTAAGGCCTGCCACAATAAACGTATCGCCAGCAGTGTCAGCACCCAATTAAAGGCGACGCCAAAATGCTTATCCGTCACCCGCGCTAACATCTTAAAGCCAAGCCAGGTTCCCAAGGCGCCGCTTAAAATCATGCAAAGTAGCAGCGGCCACCACGGCAGGATAGGAATATCCAGCCCCTCAAAAACGATAATTTTGACGCCATGTTGCAGGGACATCGCCATCGCAAAGGTCGCGACTGTGCGAAAACGGTCAACCTCTAGTTGTTTGATAAAGGCCGCCACTAAGGGGCCTGTCGCGCCGACAAATAACGAAATAAAGGTTGTGACAGCACCAGCTATTATCGTTCCGACGGTTCCCTGCACCACACGGGGGATTTTCGGTCCCCAGCAGGAGTACAAAATAAACAGGGCGATGGTGAGGTACATGACTTTCGGCGGCAATGCGACTAACACTAAGCTCCCCAAGGCGGCGCCAACGAGCGCGCCGGGTAAGAAACGACTGATAAGCCACCACTGCACATGCTGCCAACCTAATAGTGCGCGACCCAAATTCGAGCCCAATTGCACCACGCCGTGGAGGGGAATAATCACTTGGGGCGGAAGAACTTGCGCCATCACGCCTAATAACATTACGCCACCACCAATCCCGAAGCATGCGGTAAAAAACGAAGTAAACGCCGCAGTAATAGTCAGCAGGGCAAAGATATCGATAGGGATCAGCGTAAAGTCGAACCAAGCGGTATGCATAGTCAATATTCGAGGGAGAGTGGGATCCTTAAACTAACAAAGCTTGCCCAGAGACAAAAGCAGTTTGATGGCCAGCAAGTACGTAAG comes from the Shewanella mangrovisoli genome and includes:
- a CDS encoding glycoside hydrolase family 127 protein; amino-acid sequence: MNTARLFGLCLLLPLTCPFVSQPSFASLTPIPLNDVRLTAGPFLHAQQTDLAYIMSMDPERLLAPYRKAAGIATTADNYPNWENTGLDGHIGGHYLSALALMYAATGDQAVLERLNYVVAELEKCQQAHGNGYVGGVPHGDKLWQQVAAGHIEADLFTLNQSWVPWYNVHKVFAGLRDAYLYTQNPTAKKMLVGFADWMLDLSRNLSDEQLQLMLRTEYGGLNETLADVYSITGQNKYLNLANRYTDQSLLQPLLQHQDKLTGLHANTQIPKIVGVARIAELSHNKEWLESADYFWQQVVHQRTVSIGGNSVREHFHPSEDFSSMLDSVEGPETCNTYNMLKLSKLLYENKRDLRYIDYYERALYNHILSSQHPQTGGLVYFTPMRPDHYRVYSSAQESMWCCVGSGIENHAKYGELIYAEEDDNLFVNLFVDSEVHWKAKGISLSQKTQFPDDNTSQMIIHQEADFTLNLRYPTWAKGDVTVSINGEPQRFKPTQGQYIPLTRHWRKGDSVTITLPMDISLEQLPDKTAYYSVLYGPIVLATKTAPIANEALNFIGDASRMGHIASGPMCEPSQAPIFISDGTRFLTDIRREPMSQLQFTTGKARTNQASPITLIPFFRLHDSRYTLYFGQSAPDEWQQKQQKLAQKAQMEAKLMAQTLDSVQPGEQQPESDHFFKASKSEAGLNGNRHWRHAQDWFSYQLDAKGEPRPILRLTYFGLDAGRRFDILINDKRLAEVTLPADKGPIFYSVDYPIPADMLLDSTVPFRVKFVAKPGSIAGGLYEVRLLKSEPTSTQ
- a CDS encoding MFS transporter — protein: MSSHKLSVIEKIGYGSGDMAVNVVISSMMLIITFFYTDIFGLKPADVGILFLLVRLIDAITDPLMGIINDKVTTRWGRYRPYFLFMAIPFGISVFLTFSTPDWDYNAKLIWAYSTYILVTIIFTTVTIPYISIISVITDDPKERLSANGYRLFFAKIAAFLVTIIVPMLASAWGGENIAAGYQKAMGVMALMATLLFLFCFFTTTERVAYKVETKPVGMQLRLLFKNDQWLVLVAICVIGTIGYVIRGSVAAYYATYYLGGDAKMLSAFLSTGVGAAILAMVASTWITKRYCKLKLFRYSQIVVGILSAIMFFAVQPGDIVLAFVLYFAISFVVDLHAPVFWSVISESVDYGTVKTGHRVSGLAFGGISFAQKAGMGAAGFVVGMLLTYFNYQPGETQSEFALTGISLMLTVIPGAFHALMGLLMFKYKISDRVYEEIKQALPEQAHVSQTDANLTSKALASSTATAETVTPKTAAPQVSA
- a CDS encoding arabinan endo-1,5-alpha-L-arabinosidase — encoded protein: MPAMRVTPKTALKRHLKMLNCALLGVLGTLGQVSAKQVSIHDPVMAKEAGQYYLFSTGPGITYYSSKDKIHWALAGRVFETEPSWAKAVAPEFNGHLWAPDIIEHNGLFYLYYSVSAFGKNTSAIGVTVNKTLDKNSKDYQWTDKGIVIQSVPNRDAWNAIDPNIIVDEQGTPWMSFGSFWQGLKLVKLNPDFISIAKPEEWHTLAKLERPALLGETEPGPAEIEAPFIYKKDDYYYLFVSYGLCCRGDDSTYHLAVGRAKTVTGPYLDKAGKDMAQGGGSVLLHGTKAWPGLGHNSVYAFDGKDYLVFHAYESADNGLQKLKMAELSWRQGWPEVDPKALNQYQSVLVTPEGTKQ